A stretch of Triticum aestivum cultivar Chinese Spring chromosome 1D, IWGSC CS RefSeq v2.1, whole genome shotgun sequence DNA encodes these proteins:
- the LOC123183294 gene encoding probable protein ABIL4, translating into MQQQQEEEQPARRRRSPGGWEGATVDEASMERSKSFVKALQELKNLRPQLYSASEYCEKSYLNTHQKQMVLDNLKDYAVRAVVNAVDHLGTVAYKLTDLFEQQASEISTFELKVARLNQQIFTCQIYVDKEGSRQQQMMGASMKHHKHYILPSTGYKRTQAVAHLGTDTNQESQPRPYPSAKTLSWHLASDNSPSANGAHKLTFILDDTIPSKLASDGPHLLGKELPASPVRRPLQLNRNTKSDVAQKVGAKDLSAFSSFDRPTGREIQKAPASTKSVLASLFIKHKSAKMKSISAR; encoded by the exons atgcagcagcagcaggaggaggagcagccggcgcggcggcggcggagcccgGGGGGCTGGGAGGGGGCCACCGTGGACGAGGCCTCCATGGAGCGCAGCAAGAGCTTCGTCAAGGCCCTGCAG GAGCTCAAGAACCTGCGGCCGCAGCTCTACTCCGCCTCCGAGTACTGCGAGAAGTCCTACCTCAACACCCACCAGAAGCAGAT GGTGCTGGACAACCTGAAAGACTACGCGGTGCGGGCGGTTGTCAACGCTGTCGACCACCTAGGCACCGTGGCCTACAAACTGACGGACCTGTTCGAGCAGCAGGCTTCCGAGATCTCGACCTTCGAGCTCAAGGTTGCGCGCTTGAACCAG CAAATTTTCACCTGCCAAATCTATGTGGACAAAGAAGGCTCCAGGCAGCAGCAGATGATGGGGGCAAGCATGAAGCACCACAAGCACTACATCCTACCAT CTACTGGCTATAAGAGAACTCAGGCTGTTGCGCACCTGGGAACCGACACTAATCAGGAATCACAGCCTAGACCTTACCCCTCAG CAAAGACGCTTTCCTGGCACCTGGCGTCGGACAATAGCCCTTCGGCAAACGGAGCTCATAAACTTACGTTCAT CCTAGATGACACGATACCGTCCAAACTCGCATCAGATGGTCCGCATCTTCTTG GTAAGGAGTTGCCCGCTTCTCCCGTGCGTAGGCCTCTGCAACTTAACCGGAATACCAAATCCGACGTCGCACAAAAGGTTGGCGCAAAG GATCTGTCGGCGTTTAGTTCTTTCGACAGGCCTACAGGGCGTGAAATCCAAAAGGCTCCTGCCAGCACTAAGAGCGTGCTAGCATCTCTATTTATCAAGCACAAGTCAGCAAAGATGAAAAGTATCTCAGCTCGATGA
- the LOC101669845 gene encoding calcium-dependent protein kinase 15, with the protein MGGRASRQRADQPPPQQAPKQPNWPRPRHRRPPQTPSPPPPPQHPQPQPPPQPPLPPDIGRVLGRPMEDVRATYTFGRELGRGQFGVTYLATHKSTGSRYACKSIAARKLARADDVEDARREVQIMHHLTGHRSIVELRGAYEDRHSVNLVMELCEGGELFDRIIARGHYSERAAATLCREVVSVVHSCHSMGVMHRDLKPENFLFLNKREDSPLKATDFGLSVFFKPGEQFRDLVGSAYYVAPEVLKRRYGAEADIWSAGVILYILLSGVPPFWAENEEGIFDAVLKGHIDFSSDPWPSISNGAKDLVKRMLRQDPKERLTAAEILNHPWIREDGEAPDKPLDITVISRMKQFRAMNKLKKVALKIVAESLSEEEIVGLREMFKSLDTDNSGTITLDELRAGLPKLGTKITESEIRQLMEAADVDGNGTIDYVEFISATMHMNRLEKEDHIFKAFEYFDKDHSGYITVDELEEALKKYDMGDEATIKDIIAEVDTDHDGKINYQEFVAMMKNNSPEIVPNRRRLF; encoded by the exons ATGGGCGGCCGCGCCTCCCGCCAGCGCGCCGACCAGCCGCCCCCTCAGCAGGCCCCCAAGCAGCCCAACTGGCCccggccgcgccaccgccgcccgccccAAACCCcgtctcccccaccccctccccagcacccccaaccccaacccccaccccaacccccgcTCCCCCCCGACATCGGCCGCGTCCTAGGCCGGCCGATGGAGGACGTCCGCGCCACCTACACCTTCGGCCGCGAGCTGGGCCGGGGCCAGTTCGGCGTCACCTACCTGGCCACCCACAAGTCCACGGGCTCCCGCTACGCCTGCAAGTCCATCGCCGCCCGCAAGCTGGCCCGCGCCGACGACGTGGAGGACGCGCGCAGGGAGGTGCAGATCATGCACCACCTCACGGGCCACCGCAGCATCGTCGAGCTGCGCGGCGCCTACGAGGACCGCCACTCCGTCAACCTCGTCATGGAGCTCTGCGAGGGCGGGGAGCTCTTCGACCGCATCATCGCCCGGGGCCACTACTCCGAGCGCGCCGCCGCCACGCTCTGCCGCGAGGTTGTTAGTGTTGTGCATAGCTGCCACTCCATGGGGGTCATGCACCGCGACCTCAAGCCCGAGAACTTTCTGTTTTTGAATAAGAGGGAGGATTCCCCGCTCAAGGCCACCGATTTCGGGCTCTCCGTCTTCTTCAAGCCCG GCGAGCAGTTCAGGGATCTTGTTGGGAGTGCATACTATGTGGCTCCAGAGGTGCTGAAGCGGCGATATGGAGCCGAGGCCGACATTTGGAGTGCTGGAGTGATCCTCTACATTCTGCTCTCCGGCGTTCCTCCTTTCTGGGCAG AGAATGAAGAAGGTATATTTGATGCTGTTCTGAAAGGTCACATTGATTTCTCGTCTGATCCCTGGCCATCGATTTCAAATGGGGCTAAAGACTTGGTCAAGAGGATGCTACGGCAGGACCCCAAGGAGCGGCTCACGGCTGCGGAAATATTGA ATCATCCATGGATCAGAGAGGATGGAGAGGCCCCAGACAAACCACTTGATATTACAGTGATCAGTAGAATGAAGCAGTTCAGGGCGATGAACAAGCTTAAGAAGGTTGCCTTGAAG ATTGTTGCAGAGAGCTTGTCAGAGGAAGAGATCGTGGGCTTAAGAGAAATGTTCAAGTCCCTGGATACTGATAACAGTGGGACAATTACTCTTGATGAACTAAGGGCTGGCTTACCAAAGCTTGGGACCAAAATTACTGAATCAGAAATAAGACAGTTAATGGAGGCG GCTGATGTTGATGGAAATGGGACCATTGATTATGTTGAATTCATATCGGCAACAATGCACATGAATAGACTAGAGAAGGAAGACCACATATTTAAAGCATTTGAATACTTTGACAAGGACCACAGCGG GTACATAACAGTTGATGAGttggaggaagctctgaagaagtATGATATGGGTGATGAGGCAACAATTAAAGATATCATTGCTGAAGTGGATACAGATCAT GATGGGAAAATTAACTACCAGGAGTTTGTTGCGATGATGAAGAACAACAGTCCAGAGATTGTTCCAAATCGACGCCGCCTATTTTAA